A genomic segment from Gadus morhua chromosome 4, gadMor3.0, whole genome shotgun sequence encodes:
- the ptgdsa gene encoding neutrophil gelatinase-associated lipocalin isoform X1, with amino-acid sequence MNISVFVLMVCLIGVHADVQPQRDFNLQRFAGRWYRVGLAYDSPSFLPHKEKLRVTAGVIAPQPNGSVNLTMWAMRPSGCVSALYQYERTNTPGHYNYFSTRHNRTKDITVVETNYTEYALVLKNKRFDREYTQVALYGRTQKLRHEIIQKFRTFSTARGFPRDSIITPHVSENCPPSAPGNGHGRQVTARGSPEDTLSGRNQRHVKTPLYGLHRKATKHSFVH; translated from the exons ATGAacatctctgtgtttgtgttgatggtgtGTCTGATCGGGGTCCACGCAGACGTACAGCCTCAGAGAGACTTCAACCTGCAGAGg tttgCAGGCCGGTGGTACCGCGTGGGCCTGGCCTACGACTCCCCGAGCTTCCTGCCCCACAAGGAGAAGCTGCGGGTCACGGCGGGGGTGATCGCTCCTCAGCCCAACGGCAGCGTCAACCTCACCATGTGGGCCATGAG GCCGTCTGGATGCGTCAGCGCCCTCTACCAGTATGAGAGGACCAACACCCCGGGCCACTACAACTACTTCAGCACGC GACACAACAGGACGAAGGACATCACCGTTGTGGAGACCAACTACACCGAATACGCGTTGGTGCTGAAGAACAAGAGGTTTGACCGAGAGTACACACAGGTTGCTCTCTATG GTCGTACTCAGAAGCTCAGACATGAAATCATCCAGAAGTTCAGGACCTTCTCCACAGCTCGAGGCTTCCCAAGAGATTCTATCATCACACCCCATGTGtcag AGAACTGCCCCCCATCAGCTCCGGGGAACGGACACGGACGACAG GTGACCGCACGAGGCTCCCCTGAAGACACTTTGTCGGGTCGTAATCAGCGTCACGTCAAAACCCCACTATATGGGCTGCACAGGAAGGCCACCAAACACTCCTTTGTACATTGA
- the ptgdsa gene encoding neutrophil gelatinase-associated lipocalin isoform X2, whose translation MNISVFVLMVCLIGVHADVQPQRDFNLQRFAGRWYRVGLAYDSPSFLPHKEKLRVTAGVIAPQPNGSVNLTMWAMRPSGCVSALYQYERTNTPGHYNYFSTRHNRTKDITVVETNYTEYALVLKNKRFDREYTQVALYGRTQKLRHEIIQKFRTFSTARGFPRDSIITPHVSENCPPSAPGNGHGRQH comes from the exons ATGAacatctctgtgtttgtgttgatggtgtGTCTGATCGGGGTCCACGCAGACGTACAGCCTCAGAGAGACTTCAACCTGCAGAGg tttgCAGGCCGGTGGTACCGCGTGGGCCTGGCCTACGACTCCCCGAGCTTCCTGCCCCACAAGGAGAAGCTGCGGGTCACGGCGGGGGTGATCGCTCCTCAGCCCAACGGCAGCGTCAACCTCACCATGTGGGCCATGAG GCCGTCTGGATGCGTCAGCGCCCTCTACCAGTATGAGAGGACCAACACCCCGGGCCACTACAACTACTTCAGCACGC GACACAACAGGACGAAGGACATCACCGTTGTGGAGACCAACTACACCGAATACGCGTTGGTGCTGAAGAACAAGAGGTTTGACCGAGAGTACACACAGGTTGCTCTCTATG GTCGTACTCAGAAGCTCAGACATGAAATCATCCAGAAGTTCAGGACCTTCTCCACAGCTCGAGGCTTCCCAAGAGATTCTATCATCACACCCCATGTGtcag AGAACTGCCCCCCATCAGCTCCGGGGAACGGACACGGACGACAG CATTAG